In Dasypus novemcinctus isolate mDasNov1 chromosome 23, mDasNov1.1.hap2, whole genome shotgun sequence, the following proteins share a genomic window:
- the LOC101410850 gene encoding LOW QUALITY PROTEIN: large ribosomal subunit protein eL20 (The sequence of the model RefSeq protein was modified relative to this genomic sequence to represent the inferred CDS: inserted 2 bases in 2 codons; deleted 1 base in 1 codon) encodes MKALEMLHEYKVVGHCLPTPKCCTPPLYRMQIFAPNHVAAKSRFWYFVSQLKKMKKSSGANVYCGQVFKKSLLRMKNCGIWLHYDSCSXNMYRECQHLTKAGPITQCYHDMGASTARXAIQVMKVEEITASKGHRSSIKQFYNSKIKFALPHHVLWHQHKPLFTTKTPNTFF; translated from the exons ATGAAGGCCTTGGAAATGCTGCACGAGTACAAGGTGGTGGGGCACTGCCTGCCCACCCCCAAGTGCTGCACACCGCCTCTTTACCGCATGCAGATCTTTGCTCCCAACCATGTTGCTGCCAAGTCCCGCTTCTGGTACTTCGTGTCTCagctgaagaaaatgaagaagtctTCAGGGGCAAATGTGTACTGTGGGCAGGTGTTCAAGAAGTCCCTGCTGCGGATGAAGAACTGTGGCATCTGGCTGCACTACGACTCCTGCA GCAACATGTACCGGGAGTGCCAGCACCTGACCAAAGCTGGACCCATCACCCAGTGCTACCATGACATGGGAGCCAGCACTGCAA GTGCCATTCAGGTCATGAAGGTGGAGGAGATCACGGCCAGCAAGGGCCACCGTTCGTCCATCAAGCAGTTCTACAACTCCAAGATCAAGTTCGCACTG CCCCACCACGTCCTGTGGCACCAACACAAGCCGCTCTTCACCACCAAGACGCCCAACACCTTCTTCTAG